From the genome of Solanum stenotomum isolate F172 chromosome 5, ASM1918654v1, whole genome shotgun sequence:
tccCGTATATTCAACCAACAATTACATAACGACTCGTATATTTCCTAAAGATTTacaaagaacataaaaaaaaaattcagcaaACAAGAAGTTGAGAATGCAtgaataaagttaaaaaaaataataaaatattcaagcTTGCTGAATTTCTCAATTGGTAGATTTTCTTTTCAAAGTCTTTTTTAGCGTCCATATTCTCCAGCAACCCACCAAACTCAACTCAAAAGAGAAttgataatatataaatattgttgaatAAGACTAGATCAATACTAGTTGTTCACTATTTTGATCTTTACACTTAACTCTCAATTTAATGATTAGAATTAGAAAAATTCTACGGCACTAAGGACTATAAAGGTAGCCCACCTTATTGTTTCAatttcaataattaaataaaaatgtgaacaatattttttttattgtaatttgtttgtctaattttaatttgttacagaatttatgaaaataagaaaaatttgaACATTGTAGCCTTAAACTAAAGATGTATTGGACATATTAAAATGACATTTAATTTTATGGTctttaaacatatatacaacaacaacaacaacaacaacatattcagtgtaATCTCACAGTGGAGTGTAAGAAGAAGGGTAGTATACACATAGAATTACCCCTATCTTGGAGGTAGATGTATGTATCCTATAGAACCTTTAACTCAAGGAAAAAGTAGTCCATAACAgctcaaaaaaagaaatgacGAAAATGAAGAAGccttgaaaaaatattatagccAACATGATGAATCGTCCTGAACAATAATCACAACAAGAGAATATGATAATCAGAgtacaataaacaataaatagtAACCAAACACAAGGGGCAAGAAATTACAAGAGTAATACACTGACTAATTGTATAGGACAATAAGCGAGACAACACTTAACTACCTAATTAACCGTCTACCCTAATTTGTGTTTTTCATAACCTCCTATATAAAGTCATGTCGTCGGTAAGGTGAAGTTGTGCAATGTCTTAGCTAATCACCTCTTCTTAATACTTTTTCAATCTACTTTAACCTTGCCTAGAATCATTCATAGTCAACCCGTCATACCTCCGCACTAGGACGTCCGTGCATCTCATCTTTACATGTTTGAACCATCTCAACCTTATTTTGTGCATCTTGTCCTCCATCGAGGACACTTCTATCTTATCCTAGATGCCTTCATTTTAAATTATCCTAGTTGTGTTTGTTGTTATGAGTGAGCATCGAACTAGCAACTTGTGTATACTGAGGGTTAAAACCCTTCAACAGTGAAGTATGTTATAAGactatttttaagaaaaaaaatcacaacctgcTACAACTTCCTGCAtatatattcaacaaaaattccaatttcaaatataaaaataagggtaaaaactaacatttaaaataaattcttcAGTGATCAATGTCTTCTCCGACCATCGGAATATTGTGAAAGTGGGACCACCTCCGACAACGGCGTCGACATCGGCGTCGGCAATGGAGAGTTCCGGCAGACTGGACACGAAGCATTCAATTTCAGCCACGCATCTATACACATCACATGAAAATAATGCTTACACTCAGGTAACATCCGTAACATCTCCGCTTCCTTGTAATCGCACAAACAAATCGAACAAACGACGTCGTTTCCGGTTCCCAAATTTCCGTTTCTCTTCGAGTAAATCAGTTTAGGGTACGAATTGATTACAGCTTGATCAAGGCCCGCGAATGTATTTTGAGATGAAACGTCGTCGTTTTCGTCTTCCTCAGCAATGAAAATTACACTCGGAATGTAAATTCCGGTGTTCGGGTTTCGGGTTTGGGATTGGGATTGACGGCGGCGATAGGCGGTGGAGCGGCAGCAGAGGTAAGAGGAAAGGAGGAGAGTGGATAGGAGGAAGAGGAAGGCTAGGGCAATTGCAATTGCGTAGCCGAGGCCGATTTTATTGAGGCTCTCGATGAGCGTATTGGTGGTTAGAGGTGGTGGTGGGCCGCCGTAGACGTAGGAGGGAGTGGTGGACATTGGGAGAAGAGTAAGAGAAGATCCATTAGattaaagggaaaaatgatGGGAAAATGGttaagagaaagaagaaagaaaagtgggtgggtgggtggcATAGATGCTTTGCATTAAATAGTATGCTTTTAATAGGAAAAAAAGTCATTAAATTGCCATCTTGGAAGAATAGATGActttgttgatatttttgacATGACATTCCTTTTAATTTCAACTTGGGTTTTGGTCTTTAGTCTAAAATGGTCAACTCAATCCAAAGCAAAGAAAGTTGGTTCACATTCAAGAGTCTAAATTGGTCAACTCTCAATCCAAAGCCAAGAAAGTTGGTTCATATTCAAGAGTATATTGGGATGGTTTCTCATTCTTATTTGGagtaaaaaagttaaaagatcacttttaatatCGACAAACAACACAAATCTTACTAGTTTAAAACTTAATCATGTGtctttttgtgaatttttgaaattatcatTAATGTCATATTTTGGTTTTCAGATACATGTCTCTAGCACGTCAAGATATATGTATCTTGGATATATAGAgttaaaattatgtgtattttgttctagatacattgtaatCAAGTGAATTTgcatgtatttgagatacactAACTtcctcgctcacctctctccctatgtatatgtatttcaGAATGTATTTAGAattctagatacatgtatatagtgtgattcacatgtatataTCTAGGATACATTGGCTCTCTCACCGTCTCTCTccctatgtatttgtattttagaGTGTATTttggtagcaaaaatacatgtatttaaatgtatttgacttaaaatttgatatgaaattattaatagTGAGAcaatatgtaaatatttttaaactatagagagattagtaaatatatatgtttgtgtAATTAGaaagtttttccttttaataGGGTAGGTGGCCTGATTATGTTATGTTTGTCGGCCTGATTGCGAGGGAGAAGGAGATTACATAAACATGGCTTTAAAAAGTTAGTTACTGGTTATGATTTTCTTCACGAGGGTTTCCCACATAATATTATgtgatttttcttttggtttgttACTTTCATCGGTCGTTGTCTCATAAcaaattaactttgaaaaaaattatatgtatatatgtatcttgagaaactaacaaaaaataagatataatTAACAATGCACCGTGAAGAATATAGAAGTGCCCTTGTTTTGCTGGTACAAACTAGAAGTACCATCCGTGAGACTAGGGTTTGAATCTAGCTAGAGTGcccaatattttctttgttttttttttagtttatttgtgCACccaaagtcttcaaatcctAGGTTCGCCTCTGAATTCGTGAAGGCTTCATAGATTTGGCTGCTTGGTCTGGATAGAACTATTATTTGGTAGATGACCAAATTCTTCTAGCTTTATGTGATGTTAATAGATGAACTTTTGGgattgaagaaaaaattatgtagTGTTGTACTTTTGCATCATAGAAAGTATGTATGTCTAGCATGGACAATTACACTTATACCAAGCATATGCCACAATTTTTTCTTGTATCATATATGATTATgaataaaagaaggaaaaagattaCGTAGCTACTTGTAATATTGGGGATGTGTCTAGCATCTACAATTACTCATCTagtaaacaaataaaagtttCATTCATATCATGTTGATCAGAAGAAATATGagtaaaatatattaaggaccAAGATAAAGCATTACTCATACACTAAGGacaattttgatcattttcttgaATTCAGAGCACAATAGTTTTttgattcaaaataattatgattttgttgGAAATCTGCTATATATATCCATTGTGTTTGAACACTCCTTTGACACCTAAAACACAATAACTAACAAGTTTAATTAATAGTACTCATACTAAATTTTAGGATGACAAATGCTTACTTAGAACAATCAAGATTAGGTTCAATTGGTATAATGCTAGGGTAATTACAAAGTTGAGGAAGTTGTTTAGCTTTTGAATAATCCATTGCAAATGTTTGAACAGCAACTTTGATACAATTGCAAATATCTTTGTGGTTTGGTTGTGAAGCAGCAGCTGTTTTAGCCAAACTTTGTAATCCAACACAACAATCTTGACTAGGTGATGTTGCTCTACCTAGcaaaaaactaaaacaactaATTATTTTTGGTGCAACATCAGTACCACATTGAATTGTTGCATTTGTTATTTGGCCTACAATTAGAGCTAGGGCAAACaatgtcaaaataatttttgtcattggtgttctttcttttcaaatgTTTAATGATTTTCTATGAGAAGAGAGAAGAGCttttgagagagagagagagagagatgtaTGAATGACTATGATAGAAAGCCTATTTATaacaaatatatgaatttttattctatttttgtacATATTTAGTTTAGTGACTAATTTTTAGATATCTAGATTAAACTAATTTAGCAAATATTGTAATGTTAGTAAGATATATTCTCATAAgtgcttttttttaattttggtaTGCAATCATAAATATTTGTACTAATTAATGTATCATTAATTTTGttctttaaattatatattcaaaaaatcaGTAATCATAATTTTTCCTTGAAAGGCACTCATATAattatgattataaattataattaaattatagatCCTATTTATAACTAATAATTGTAGAGCATCAAATCAAATATGCGTTTTACAGAACAATTTAACTGAATTGGATAAGAAAAATTTCCTTTAACCTATTAgaaaattagtttttaaaaaatgttctAAACTTATTAGGAATGATTTTAAGATATCCTCATTTCATTTATtggattaattattttcatctaTTCATTATTGGATAAGAAATATCCTTAACATATTagaaatgaatttaaaaatgtcCTCATTCTATCTATTGGATCACGTTTGTCCTTAACGTCATTTTCAACCCTAAAATTGTCTCTACAAgcttaaaattgtttttttcattaataacaCAATTATATGAGAATAGGGAATTTTACACAAATCACATAGTGTTAAAagttaattacattttatccctattttttcttacattacaaaaattccttaaatttggtggaattcgGATACATCCCAAAACGTCCCGATACATTGTGTCACAATTTTAGatatacactactaaaaaaacagtgaataccgacctaaaaatttccgacctcaaatggaggtcggtaatttccgacctccggaggtcggtatttacaagtagtcggtttttatgcaaaataaagcaggaaaaccaaattccgacctctggaggtaggaatttttcccagaaaaaatgaaaaccgacctcttgatgtcggtattaaacaaataaataaataacaatattttatttttttctcaattaaatgaTACCGACTTCCGTATGTCGATAAAATGAAAtagtatgaaaaataaaataatataaaataccgacctcatgaggtcagtatttaataccgacatcaagaggtcggtttttatttttgggaaaaatttcgacctcctgaggtcggaattttttctcaattatgtGTAAAATTATAATACCAACTTCTGAATGtcagtaaaattaaatagtatgtaattaaactaccgacctcatgaggtcagtatttttatttcatctattaaagcgacatccggaggtcggtttgtaagaaaataaaagcgaaaaaccgacctcttgatgtcggtattatttttttgatttgatttataataccgacatcaagaggtcggtttttatttctgggaaaaattccgacctcctgaggtcgatttttttttcaattatgtgtaaaattataataccgacttccgaatgtcagtaaaattaaatagtatgtaattaaaataccgacctcatgaggtcggtatttttatttcatctattaaagcgacatccggaggtcggtattttattacttttaaaagcgacatccggaggtcggtttgtaAGATGCaaaataaaagaggaaaaaccaaattttgacctcaagaggtcggaatttttcccagaaaatgaattacaataaaaaccgacctcttgatgtcggtattataaaaacaaaaaaattataataccgacttccggaagtcggtaaaattaaacagtatgtaataaattaacaTTTTCTAATGTGATACCAACCTCATGacgtcggtattttttattaaatctaattacttttaataaaagagaCATCCGGAGGCtggtttgtttaaaatattcctattaataatcataatttttctattgtgcataatactaaaatttcattttacacctacaattaattgttcaaaaagtgtaacaattttgtatacttttataaataaaaagttagaattcgtggaataaataaaaaaatatctatatccatatttagagtatgaaactacgttgatatgaattaggagataattatatatacttgtatttctagagtaatgtacaaattcTATCAGTCCGTTGTCTAATCATGAACTTAATATCTTATGTCATAATGTAGAGGCGAAGAGTTAACATATAATCCATTAGAGTATGAAATGCaagatagtattattatatacgttCGATCTAATTTAATGGATGTTAAGTGTAGTGATCACctcctaattatgatgacatgtaaatGATACATTATCGGAGTATGAAATACGTTGATTAACTATGTActcctcgagtagtttaacaaatcaagtcttatatactagtggtttagatatgaaatacattatcaattaaagaaataccgatgatcaattcaaggagatttatatattaaatttgatattgataaacttttgttgatcaataaaattaaatttatctaattaggagttatataatttaaatttataaaattaacttgatcgataaattaaatttattattgataaagttttgttgatcaataaaattaaatttatataattaggagttatataatttaaatttataaaattaacttgaccgatagattaaatttattaaattaaacttctgttgatgtgtagttaaatattatatatataaataaaattatatactcctcgagtagtttaacaaatcaagtcttatacagtagtggtttagatatgaaatacattatcaattaaataaataccgATGATCAGTTCAAGgagatttaaatattaaatttgatattgatcaacttttgttgatcaataaaattaaatttatataattaggagttatatagtttaaatttataaaattaacttgatcgataaattaaatttattaaattaaacttatgttgatgtgtagttaatatatatatatatatatatatNNNNNNNNNNNNNNNNNNNNNNNNNNNNNNNNNNNNNNNNNNNNNNNNNNNNNNNNNNNNNNNNNNNNNNNNNNNNNNNNNNNNNNNNNNNNNNNNNNNNNNNNNNNNNNNNNNNNNNNNNNNNNNNNNNNNNNNNNNNNNNNNNNNNNNNNNNNNNNNNNNNNNNNNNNNNNNNNNNNNNNNNNNNNNNNNNNNNNNNNNNNNNNNNNNNNNNNNNNNNNNNNNNNNNNNNNNNNNNNNNNNNNNNNNNNNNNNNNNNNNNNNNNNNNNNNNNNNNNNNNNNNNNNNNNNNNNNNNNNNNNNNNNNNNNNNNNNNNNNNNNNNNNNNNNNNNNNNNNNNNNNNNNNNNNNNNNNNNNNNNNNNNNNNNNNNNNNNNNNNNNNNNNNNNNNNNNNNNNNNNNNNNNNNNNNNNNNNNNNNNNNNNNNNNNNNNNNNNNNNNNNNNNNNNNNNNNNNNNNNNNNNNNNNNNNNNNNNNNNNNNNNNNNNNNNNNNNNNNNNNNNNNNNNNNNNNNNNNNNNNNNNNNNNNNNNNNNNNNNNNNNNNNNNNNNNNNNNNNNNNNNNNNNNNNNNNNNNNNNNNNNNNNNNNNNNNNNNN
Proteins encoded in this window:
- the LOC125864573 gene encoding RING-H2 finger protein ATL67-like, yielding MSTTPSYVYGGPPPPLTTNTLIESLNKIGLGYAIAIALAFLFLLSTLLLSSYLCCRSTAYRRRQSQSQTRNPNTGIYIPSVIFIAEEDENDDVSSQNTFAGLDQAVINSYPKLIYSKRNGNLGTGNDVVCSICLCDYKEAEMLRMLPECKHYFHVMCIDAWLKLNASCPVCRNSPLPTPMSTPLSEVVPLSQYSDGRRRH